The Symphalangus syndactylus isolate Jambi chromosome 23, NHGRI_mSymSyn1-v2.1_pri, whole genome shotgun sequence genome has a window encoding:
- the CILK1 gene encoding serine/threonine-protein kinase ICK isoform X2, giving the protein MNRYTTIRQLGDGTYGSVLLGRSIESGELIAIKKMKRKFYSWEECMNLREVKSLKKLNHANVVKLKEVIRENDHLYFIFEYMKENLYQLIKERNKLFPESAIRNIMYQILQGLAFIHKHGFFHRDLKPENLLCMGPELVKIADFGLAREIRSKPPYTDYVSTRWYRAPEVLLRSTNYSSPIDVWAVGCIMAEVYTLRPLFPGASEIDTIFKICQVLGTPKKTDWPEGYQLSSAMNFRWPQCVPNNLKTLVPNASSEAIQLLRDMLQWDPKKRPTASQALRYPYFQVGHPLGSTTQNLQDSEKPQKGILEKAGPPPHIKPVPPAQPPTKPHTRISSRQHQASQPPLHLTYPYKAEVSRTDHPSHLQEDKPSPLLFPSLHNKHPQSKIAAGLEHKNGEIKPKSRRRWGLISRSTKDSDDWADLDDLDFSPSLSRIDLKNKKRQSDDTLCRFESVLDLKPSEPVGTGNSAPTQTSYQRRDTPTLRSAAKQHYLKHSRYLPGINIRNGILSNPGKDFIPPNPWSSSGLSGKSSGTVSVISKVNSVGSSSASSSGLTGNYVPSFLKKEIGSAMQRVHLAPVPDPSPGYSSLKAMRPHPGRPFFHTQPRSTPGLIPRPPAAQPVHGRTDWASKYASRR; this is encoded by the exons ATGAATAGATACACAACAATCAGGCAGCTCGGGGATGGAACCTACGGTTCCGTCCTGCTGGGAAGAAGCATTGAGTCTGGGGAGCTGATCGCTATTAAAAA aatgaaaagaaaattttattcctGGGAGGAATGCATGAACCTTCGGGAGGTTaag TCTTTAAAGAAGCTCAACCATGCCAATGTAGTCAAATTAAAAGAAGTTATCAGGGAAAATGatcatctttattttatcttCGAGTACATGAAGGAAAATCTTTACCAGCTCATTAAGGAGAG AAATAAGTTGTTTCCTGAGTCTGCTATAAGGAATATCATGTATCAGATATTACAAGGACTTGCATTTATTCACAAACACG GCTTCTTTCATCGAGACTTAAAGCCTGAGAACCTCCTCTGCATGGGACCAGAACTTGTGAAAATCGCAGACTTTGGTTTGGCCCGAGAAATCCGATCAAAACCTCCATATACAGATTATGTATCTACCAGATG GTACAGGGCTCCAGAAGTACTCCTGAGGTCTACCAACTACAGCTCCCCCATTGACGTCTGGGCCGTGGGCTGCATCATGGCAGAAGTTTACACCCTCAGGCCGCTCTTCCCTGGAGCCAGTGAAATTGACACAATATTCAAAATTTGCCAAGTGCTGGGGACACCAAAAAAG acTGACTGGCCTGAAGGCTATCAACTTTCAAGTGCAATGAACTTCCGTTGGCCACAGTGTGTACCCAATAACTTAAAGACCTTGGTTCCCAATGCTAGCAGTGAAGCAATCCAGCTCCTGAGAGACATGCTTCAGTGGGATCCCAAGAAACGACCAACAGCTAGTCAg GCACTTCGATATCCTTACTTCCAAGTTGGACATCCACTAGGCAGCACCACACAAAACCTTCAGGATTCAGAAAAACCACAGAAAGGCATCCTGGAAAAGGCAGGCCCACCTCCTCATATTAAGCCAGTCCCACCTGCCCAGCCGCCAACCAAGCCACACACACGAATTTCTTCACGACAACATCAAGCCAGCCAGCCCCCTCTGCATCTCACGTACCCCTACAAAGCAGAGGTCTCCAGGACAGATCACCCAAGCCATCTCCAGGAGGACAAGCCAAGCCCATTGCTTTTCCCATCCCTCCACAACAAGCATCCCCAGTCG AAAATTGCAGCTGGCCTGGAGCACAAAAATGGTGAGATAAAGCCAAAGAGTAGGAGAAGGTGGGGTCTTATTTCCAGGTCAACAAAGGATTCAGATGATTGGGCTGACTTGGATGACTTGGATTTCAGTCCATCCCTCAGCAGGATTGacctgaaaaacaagaaaagacagaGTGATGACACTCTCTGCAG GTTTGAGAGTGTTTTGGACCTGAAGCCCTCTGAGCCTGTGGGCACAGGAAACAGCGCCCCCACCCAGACGTCGTATCAGCGGCGAGACACGCCCACCCTGAGATCTGCAGCCAAGCAGCACTATTTGAAACACTCTCGATACTTGCCTG GCATCAATATAAGAAATGGCATACTCTCGAATCCAGGCAAGGACTTTATTCCACCTAATCCATGGTCTAGTTCTGGCTTGTCTGGAAAATCTTCAGGGACAGTGTCAGTAATCAGCAAAGTAAATTCAG TTGGTTCCAGCTCTGCAAGTTCTAGTGGACTGACTGGAAACTATGTCCCTTcctttctgaaaaaagaaattggtTCTGCTATGCAGAGGGTACACCTAGCACCTGTTCCAGACCCTTCCCCTG GTTATTCCTCCCTGAAGGCCATGAGACCTCATCCTGGGCGACCATTCttccacacccagcctagaagcACTCCTGGGTTGATACCACGGCCTCCAGCCGCCCAGCCAGTGCATGGCCGGACAGACTGGGCTTCCAAGTACGCATCTCGGCGATGA
- the CILK1 gene encoding serine/threonine-protein kinase ICK isoform X1, with translation MNRYTTIRQLGDGTYGSVLLGRSIESGELIAIKKMKRKFYSWEECMNLREVKSLKKLNHANVVKLKEVIRENDHLYFIFEYMKENLYQLIKERNKLFPESAIRNIMYQILQGLAFIHKHGFFHRDLKPENLLCMGPELVKIADFGLAREIRSKPPYTDYVSTRWYRAPEVLLRSTNYSSPIDVWAVGCIMAEVYTLRPLFPGASEIDTIFKICQVLGTPKKTDWPEGYQLSSAMNFRWPQCVPNNLKTLVPNASSEAIQLLRDMLQWDPKKRPTASQALRYPYFQVGHPLGSTTQNLQDSEKPQKGILEKAGPPPHIKPVPPAQPPTKPHTRISSRQHQASQPPLHLTYPYKAEVSRTDHPSHLQEDKPSPLLFPSLHNKHPQSVSSPDSPKIAAGLEHKNGEIKPKSRRRWGLISRSTKDSDDWADLDDLDFSPSLSRIDLKNKKRQSDDTLCRFESVLDLKPSEPVGTGNSAPTQTSYQRRDTPTLRSAAKQHYLKHSRYLPGINIRNGILSNPGKDFIPPNPWSSSGLSGKSSGTVSVISKVNSVGSSSASSSGLTGNYVPSFLKKEIGSAMQRVHLAPVPDPSPGYSSLKAMRPHPGRPFFHTQPRSTPGLIPRPPAAQPVHGRTDWASKYASRR, from the exons ATGAATAGATACACAACAATCAGGCAGCTCGGGGATGGAACCTACGGTTCCGTCCTGCTGGGAAGAAGCATTGAGTCTGGGGAGCTGATCGCTATTAAAAA aatgaaaagaaaattttattcctGGGAGGAATGCATGAACCTTCGGGAGGTTaag TCTTTAAAGAAGCTCAACCATGCCAATGTAGTCAAATTAAAAGAAGTTATCAGGGAAAATGatcatctttattttatcttCGAGTACATGAAGGAAAATCTTTACCAGCTCATTAAGGAGAG AAATAAGTTGTTTCCTGAGTCTGCTATAAGGAATATCATGTATCAGATATTACAAGGACTTGCATTTATTCACAAACACG GCTTCTTTCATCGAGACTTAAAGCCTGAGAACCTCCTCTGCATGGGACCAGAACTTGTGAAAATCGCAGACTTTGGTTTGGCCCGAGAAATCCGATCAAAACCTCCATATACAGATTATGTATCTACCAGATG GTACAGGGCTCCAGAAGTACTCCTGAGGTCTACCAACTACAGCTCCCCCATTGACGTCTGGGCCGTGGGCTGCATCATGGCAGAAGTTTACACCCTCAGGCCGCTCTTCCCTGGAGCCAGTGAAATTGACACAATATTCAAAATTTGCCAAGTGCTGGGGACACCAAAAAAG acTGACTGGCCTGAAGGCTATCAACTTTCAAGTGCAATGAACTTCCGTTGGCCACAGTGTGTACCCAATAACTTAAAGACCTTGGTTCCCAATGCTAGCAGTGAAGCAATCCAGCTCCTGAGAGACATGCTTCAGTGGGATCCCAAGAAACGACCAACAGCTAGTCAg GCACTTCGATATCCTTACTTCCAAGTTGGACATCCACTAGGCAGCACCACACAAAACCTTCAGGATTCAGAAAAACCACAGAAAGGCATCCTGGAAAAGGCAGGCCCACCTCCTCATATTAAGCCAGTCCCACCTGCCCAGCCGCCAACCAAGCCACACACACGAATTTCTTCACGACAACATCAAGCCAGCCAGCCCCCTCTGCATCTCACGTACCCCTACAAAGCAGAGGTCTCCAGGACAGATCACCCAAGCCATCTCCAGGAGGACAAGCCAAGCCCATTGCTTTTCCCATCCCTCCACAACAAGCATCCCCAGTCGGTGAGCAGCCCAGATTCACCA AAAATTGCAGCTGGCCTGGAGCACAAAAATGGTGAGATAAAGCCAAAGAGTAGGAGAAGGTGGGGTCTTATTTCCAGGTCAACAAAGGATTCAGATGATTGGGCTGACTTGGATGACTTGGATTTCAGTCCATCCCTCAGCAGGATTGacctgaaaaacaagaaaagacagaGTGATGACACTCTCTGCAG GTTTGAGAGTGTTTTGGACCTGAAGCCCTCTGAGCCTGTGGGCACAGGAAACAGCGCCCCCACCCAGACGTCGTATCAGCGGCGAGACACGCCCACCCTGAGATCTGCAGCCAAGCAGCACTATTTGAAACACTCTCGATACTTGCCTG GCATCAATATAAGAAATGGCATACTCTCGAATCCAGGCAAGGACTTTATTCCACCTAATCCATGGTCTAGTTCTGGCTTGTCTGGAAAATCTTCAGGGACAGTGTCAGTAATCAGCAAAGTAAATTCAG TTGGTTCCAGCTCTGCAAGTTCTAGTGGACTGACTGGAAACTATGTCCCTTcctttctgaaaaaagaaattggtTCTGCTATGCAGAGGGTACACCTAGCACCTGTTCCAGACCCTTCCCCTG GTTATTCCTCCCTGAAGGCCATGAGACCTCATCCTGGGCGACCATTCttccacacccagcctagaagcACTCCTGGGTTGATACCACGGCCTCCAGCCGCCCAGCCAGTGCATGGCCGGACAGACTGGGCTTCCAAGTACGCATCTCGGCGATGA
- the LOC129472959 gene encoding uncharacterized homolog — MYLGDSHVLLNTLCWCCHRKIWLHSGEDCYHCRTEPLRP; from the coding sequence atgtatttggGAGATAGTCACGTCCTATTGAATACCTTGTGCTGGTGCTGCCATCGAAAAATCTGGTTACACTCTGGGGAGGACTGCTACCACTGCAGAACTGAACCACTTCGGCCGTGA